In one window of Echeneis naucrates chromosome 17, fEcheNa1.1, whole genome shotgun sequence DNA:
- the LOC115057579 gene encoding transferrin receptor protein 1-like — MVIGDRESGEVELCAVMDKEASESFKLEHNWKRDSICKAYEPRGFRRTSMILCFMAAATVLFTSGYLTGFLLHRNRNLPPSPDALPSDHLVLHETGAAPHMDWEDVKKLLAEKLTATKFEPVFSDFSSVNHQAGSPGDEDLANKVINRFKEYGMDTWTDEHFVKVQDPPISGSNRVLFKNRKEERPKGFLSYSANGTVTGTVLYAHYGQENDFMLLQSRNINMTGRVVLVRAGRISFAEKVANAAKLNASAVLIYADPTDYSIGDSTQLFGHVHMGSGDPYTPGFPSNNHTQFPPVRSSGLPNILAQTITAAMALNIVRELGGQTAPTEWKTYHKLGDDSDTITVEVNNVLTEKKINNVFGVIKGFVDADRYVVIGAQRDAWGPGFAASTVGTGVLVELARSISEMVKNDGFKPRRTIVFASWSAGEYGSIGATEWLEGYLSSLSMKAFSYINLDGVVTGRSGFKVAGSPLLHSLILSTLKEVNFSKGKTLFAQFANNNWESEVLEPMKLDNPSYPFMAFSGIPSVSFGFSSDSDYRYFGTVLDTREALNTVTSNQVPQLAVTSAQFAGHIALRLVHDHLLRLDLGKYEKTLLFQVAQINGKVKAIQRVKAQQLPKALTVHWLMSAYGSYSRASRALASDIQNSDLDDIEKCRTINDRIMTVERNFLSPYVSPKDSPFRHILLGSGPHTITALSKHLDAMRADNPEADTDLFHNQFALLTWTIQGCANSLAGDIWSLDNEI; from the exons ATGGTCATCGGCGACAGAGAGAGCGGTGAGGTGGAGCTGTGTGCTGTCATGGATAAGGAGGCTTCGGAAAGCTTCAAATTGGAACACAACTGGAAACGAGACTCAATCTGCAAAGCATATGAACCTCGAGGGTTTAGACGCACATCAATGATCCTCTGCTTTATGGCAGCCGCGACTGTCCTCTTCACCAGTG GGTACTTGACTGGCTTCCTGCTTCATCGAAACAGGAACTTGCCTCCCAGCCCTGACGCTCTCCCATCTGACCACCTCGTTCTCCATGAAACTGGTGCTGCCCCTCACATGGACTGGGAGGATGTCAAAAAGCTCTTGGCTGAAAAGCTCACTGCGACCAAATTTGAACCTGTATTTAG TGACTTTTCCAGTGTCAACCATCAGGCTGGTTCTCCCGGTGATGAAGATCTGGCAAACAAGGTGATAAATAGGTTTAAGGAATACGGcatggacacctggactgaTGAGCACTTTGTTAAGGTTCAGGACCCACCAATTTCTGGATCCAACAGAGTGCTTTTCAAAAATAGAAAGGAAGAGCGGCCAAAGGGTTTCTTGTCCTACAGCGCCAATGGAACAGTAACG GGGACTGTTTTGTATGCTCACTACGGGCAGGAAAACGATTTCATGTTGCTGCAGAGCAGGAACATCAACATGACTGGAAGGGTTGTGCTAGTCAGGGCTGGAAGGATCAGTTTTGCTGAGAAG GTAGCCAATGCTGCAAAATTGAATGCCTCTGCTGTTTTGATCTACGCGGACCCCACTGATTACTCCATTGGTGACAGCACTCAGCTCTTTGGACAT GTCCACATGGGTTCTGGGGATCCCTATACTCCAGGCTTCCCTTCCAACAACCACACCCAGTTTCCTCCTGTCCGGTCTTCAGGCTTACCAAATATTTTGGCTCAGACAATCACAGCAGCAATGGCTTTGAACATTGTGAG GGAGCTGGGGGGTCAAACTGCACCAACAGAATGGAAAACCTACCACAAACTGGGAGATGACAGCGACACCATCACTGTGGAGGTCAACAACGTTCTTACtgagaaaaagataaataatgtcTTTGGGGTTATCAAAGGATTTGTGGATGCAG ACCGGTATGTGGTCATCGGTGCCCAGAGGGATGCATGGGGTCCAGGATTTGCCGCATCAACCGTTGGCACCGGTGTCCTTGTTGAATTGGCCCGTTCCATCTCAGAGATGGTGAAGAATG ATGGATTTAAACCAAGGAGGACGATTGTTTTTGCTAGCTGGAGTGCTGGAGAATATGGGAGCATTGGTGCCACTGAGTGGTTGGAG GGTTATTTGTCTTCTCTGAGCATGAAGGCCTTCTCCTACATCAACCTGGATGGTGTTGTAACAG GACGCAGTGGATTTAAAGTAGCTGGCAGTCCCCTGTTGCACAGCCTGATCTTGAGCACTCTGAAAGAG GTCAACTTCAGCAAGGGCAAGACTCTCTTTGCTCAGTTTGCAAACAACAACTGGGAATCAGAAGT GTTGGAGCCTATGAAGTTGGATAACCCCTCTTATCCTTTTATGGCCTTCTCTGGCATCCCCTCAGTCTCATTTGGGTTCTCCTCTGACTCA GATTACAGATACTTTGGCACAGTGCTGGACACCCGGGAGGCGCTGAACACTGTTACATCCAACCAGGTTCCTCAGCTGGCTGTAACATCAGCCCAGTTTGCAGGTCACATAGCTCTGAGGCTTGTGCATGATCATCTGCTGCGGCTGGACCTGGGGAAGTACGAGAAGACTTTACTTTTTCAGGTGGCTCAGATCAATGGGAAGGTCAAGGCCATTCAGAGG GTGAAGGCCCAGCAGCTGCCCAAGGCCCTGACAGTGCATTGGTTGATGTCAGCCTATGGCTCCTACAGCCGTGCCTCTCGTGCTCTGGCATCAGACATCCAGAACAGTGACCTGGATGACATTGAGAAGTGCCGCACCATCAATGACCGCATCATGACG GTGGAAAGGAACTTCCTATCACCCTATGTGTCTCCCAAAGACAGCCCTTTCCGCCACATCCTGCTGGGCTCTGGCCCCCACACTATCACAGCTCTGTCCAAACATCTTGATGCCATGAGGGCTGACAACCCCGAGGCAGACACTGACTTGTTCCACAACCAGTTTGCCCTTTTGACCTGGACTATTCAGGGCTGTGCCAACTCACTAGCCGGGGACATCTGGTCCTTGGACAACGaaatctag
- the LOC115058099 gene encoding transferrin receptor protein 1-like: MEQARSTITKIFNGEPHSYTRFNLTQNMEGDSSQVEMKLSSDVDEEAGGNGVGDHLNHNSARKPYVTQRIGRTPKNLCFLVVTTLLIFVIGYLVGYLMHRKRDLPPRPDVSVPRSDQVVLHETGAAPLMDWEDVKKLLAEKLTATKFEPVFSDFSSVNHQAGSPGDEDLANKVINRFKEYGMDTWTDEHFVKVQDPPISGSNRVLFKNRKEERPKGFLSYSANGTVTGTVLYAHYGQENDFMLLQSRNINMTGRVVLVRAGRISFAEKVANAAKLNASAVLIYADPTDYSIGDSTQLFGHVHMGSGDPYTPGFPSFNHTQFPPVRSSGLPNILAQTITAAMALNIVRELGGQTAPTEWKTYHKLGDDSDTITVEVNNVLTEKKINNVFGVIKGFVDADRYVVIGAQRDAWGPGFAASTVGTGVLVELARSISEMVKNDGFKPRRTIVFASWSAGEYGSIGATEWLEGYLSSLSMKAFSYINLDGVVTGRSGFKVAGSPLLHSLILSTLKEVNFSKGKTLFAQFANNNWESEVLEPMKLDNPSYPFMAFSGIPSVSFGFSSDSDYRYFGTVLDTREALNTVTSNQVPQLAVTSAQFAGHIALRLVHDHLLRLDLGKYEKTLLFQVAQINGKVKAIQRVKAQQLPKALTVHWLMSAYGSYSRASRALASDIQNSDLDDIEKCRTINDRIMTVERNFLSPYVSPKDSPFRHILLGSGPHTITALSKHLDAMRADNPEADTDLFHNQFALLTWTIQGCANSLAGDIWSLDNEI; this comes from the exons ATGGAGCAGGCGAGGTCAACCATAACCAAAATT TTTAATGGAGAGCCACACTCCTACACACGGTTCAACTTGACTCAGAACATGGAAGGTGACAGTAGCCAGGTGGAGATGAAGCTGTCATCTGATGTGGATGAGGAAGCGGGGGGAAATGGAGTTGGAGATCACCTCAATCACAATTCCGCTCGCAAACCATATGTGACTCAAAGGATAGGACGTACACCCAAGAACCTCTGCTTTTTGGTAGTTACAACCCTCCTCATCTTTGTCATTG GGTACTTGGTTGGTTACCTAATGCATCGAAAGAGGGACTTGCCTCCCCGCCCTGATGTTTCTGTGCCCAGATCAGACCAAGTCGTTCTCCATGAAACTGGTGCTGCCCCTCTCATGGACTGGGAGGATGTCAAAAAGCTCTTGGCTGAAAAGCTCACTGCGACCAAATTTGAACCTGTATTTAG TGACTTTTCCAGTGTCAACCATCAGGCTGGTTCTCCCGGTGATGAAGATCTGGCAAACAAGGTGATAAATAGGTTTAAGGAATACGGcatggacacctggactgaTGAGCACTTTGTTAAGGTTCAGGACCCACCAATTTCTGGATCCAACAGAGTGCTTTTCAAAAATAGAAAGGAAGAGCGGCCAAAGGGTTTCTTGTCCTACAGCGCCAATGGAACAGTAACG GGGACTGTTTTGTATGCTCACTACGGGCAGGAAAACGATTTCATGTTGCTGCAGAGCAGGAACATCAACATGACTGGAAGGGTTGTGCTAGTCAGGGCTGGAAGGATCAGTTTTGCTGAGAAG GTAGCCAATGCTGCAAAATTGAATGCCTCTGCTGTTTTGATCTACGCGGACCCCACTGATTACTCCATTGGTGACAGCACTCAGCTCTTTGGACAT GTCCACATGGGTTCTGGGGATCCCTATACTCCAGGCTTCCCTTCCTTCAACCACACCCAGTTTCCTCCTGTCCGGTCTTCAGGCTTACCAAATATTTTGGCTCAGACAATCACAGCAGCAATGGCTTTGAACATTGTGAG GGAGCTGGGGGGTCAAACTGCACCAACAGAATGGAAAACCTACCACAAACTGGGAGATGACAGCGACACCATCACTGTGGAGGTCAACAACGTTCTtacagagaaaaagataaataatgtcTTTGGGGTTATCAAAGGATTTGTGGATGCAG ACCGCTATGTGGTCATCGGTGCCCAGAGGGATGCATGGGGTCCAGGATTTGCCGCATCAACCGTTGGCACCGGTGTCCTTGTTGAATTGGCCCGTTCCATCTCGGAGATGGTGAAGAATG ATGGATTTAAACCAAGGAGGACGATTGTTTTTGCTAGCTGGAGTGCTGGAGAATATGGGAGCATTGGTGCCACTGAGTGGTTGGAG GGTTATTTGTCTTCTCTGAGCATGAAGGCCTTCTCCTACATCAACCTGGATGGTGTTGTAACAG GACGCAGTGGATTTAAAGTAGCTGGCAGTCCCCTGTTGCACAGCCTGATCTTGAGCACTCTGAAAGAG GTCAACTTCAGCAAGGGCAAGACTCTCTTTGCTCAGTTTGCAAACAACAACTGGGAATCAGAAGT GTTGGAGCCTATGAAGTTGGATAACCCCTCTTATCCTTTTATGGCCTTCTCTGGCATCCCCTCAGTCTCATTTGGGTTCTCCTCTGACTCA GATTACAGATACTTTGGCACAGTGCTGGACACCCGGGAGGCGCTGAACACTGTTACATCCAACCAGGTTCCTCAGCTGGCTGTAACATCAGCCCAGTTTGCAGGTCACATAGCTCTGAGGCTTGTGCATGATCATCTGCTGCGGCTGGACCTGGGGAAGTACGAGAAGACTTTACTTTTTCAGGTGGCTCAGATCAATGGGAAGGTCAAGGCCATTCAGAGG GTGAAGGCCCAGCAGCTGCCCAAGGCCCTGACAGTGCATTGGTTGATGTCAGCCTATGGCTCCTACAGCCGTGCCTCTCGTGCTCTGGCATCAGACATCCAGAACAGTGACCTGGATGACATTGAGAAGTGCCGCACCATCAATGACCGCATCATGACG GTGGAAAGGAACTTCCTATCACCCTATGTGTCTCCCAAAGACAGCCCTTTCCGCCACATCCTGCTGGGCTCTGGCCCCCACACTATCACAGCTCTGTCCAAACATCTTGATGCCATGAGGGCTGACAACCCCGAGGCAGACACTGACTTGTTCCACAACCAGTTTGCCCTTTTGACCTGGACTATTCAGGGCTGTGCCAACTCACTAGCCGGGGACATCTGGTCCTTGGACAATGaaatctag
- the ints15 gene encoding integrator complex subunit 15, whose product MGDIRQSLLPRDVLSAAKELLYHLDIYICNLVQSGRQPPQVDSKTLELVEEFILHAPKDRNTPGRRMSALQELQLLEIMCSCFQEQSRDTVRQLMFSALFSLQGNQADESRMALLGKLVSMAIAVGRIPILECAATWLQRTHCVYCVRLAQVLVDDYCSMVPGSVPTLQNIHSASPRFCCQFITAVTTLYDLTSEELTPPLELLQMIVSWIQDDPRLVLITFLNTPLSGSQPISSLDVTPLGGLMRWCVKAPLAYRRDKKQVLTNGSTENEPDTGPLFSALHLSVLQVFMLLPNILNEKGLFGRLALLQMESLAALTSDLSRLLDQADKHTHTSSTDTHALSQLTLDRLAQALQVAMANGALLCSREDLRAICSRLPHNNLLQLVLSGPVMYYNNIHTPPLAFSPHAAHSPIASHPTHPAHTPHTPHTPLTNHPSSHPQYPGQPFMTGMPFPFRPSH is encoded by the exons ATGGGTGACATCCGTCAGTCGCTGCTGCCTCGGGATGTGCTGAGTGCGGCCAAAGAGCTGTTGTATCACCTGGATATCTATATCTGTAACCTGGTGCAGTCCGGGAGGCAGCCTCCTCAGGTCGACTCCAAAACCCTGGAGCTGGTTGAGGAGTTCATTCTTCATGCACCCAAGGACAGAAACACCCCTGGCAGG AGGATGAGCGCTCTCCAGGAGCTCCAGCTGTTGGAGATCatgtgcagctgttttcaggAGCAGAGCCGTGACACTGTGCGTCAACTGATGTTCTCTGCCCTCTTCAGTCTCCAAGGAAACCAGGCCGATGAAAGCCGCATGGCACTGCTTGGCAAGTTGGTCTCCATGGCAATCGCTGTGGGCAGGATCCCAATCCTGGAATGTGCTGCTACCTGGTTACAG AGAACCCACTGTGTGTACTGCGTACGACTGGCGCAGGTGTTGGTGGATGATTATTGCAGTATGGTCCCAGGCTCAGTACCCACCCTGCAGAACATCCACAGTGCAAGCCCTCGTTTCTGCTGCCAATTCATCACCGCTGTCACCACACTCTATGACCTCACCTCAG aggAGCTCACCCCTCCACTAGAACTCCTCCAGATGATTGTGTCGTGGATCCAAGATGACCCTCGCCTGGTCCTAATTACCTTCCTGAATACACCCCTCTCTGgcagccagccaatcagctcACTTGATGTCACACCTTTAGGGGGGTTGATGCGTTGGTGTGTCAAAGCCCCACTGGCCTACAGGAGAGACAAGAAGCAGGTGTTGACCAATGGCAGCACTGAGAATGAGCCAGACACAGGGCCTCTGTTCTCTGCACTTCATCTAAGTGTTTTACag GTCTTTATGCTCCTGCCAAATATACTCAATGAGAAGGGGCTTTTCGGTCGCCTGGCACTGCTACAGATGGAGTCCTTGGCCGCACTGACCTCTGATCTTTCCAGACTATTGGACCAGGctgacaaacatacacacacatcatccaCGGACACACATGCATTGTCTCAGCTGACTCTGGACCGACTGGCACAGGCCCTACAGGTGGCCATGGCTAATGGAGCCTTGCTCTGCTCGAGAG AGGACCTGAGAGCCATCTGTTCCCGCCTCCCTCATAACAA TTTGCTCCAGTTGGTGTTGTCAGGCCCAGTAATGTActacaacaacatccacactcCCCCACTGGCGTTCAGCCCACATGCAGCTCATTCTCCCATCGCCTCACACCCCACACaccctgcacacacaccacacacaccacacacacctctcaCCAACCACCCCTCCTCGCACCCTCAGTACCCCGGGCAGCCTTTCATGACAGGGATGCCATTTCCCTTCCGACCCAGTCACTAA